The nucleotide sequence ATTTCTTGCTGGGACAAATTCcactcctgctccccccagcaggGACCTCACTTGTCCTTTCCCTGCACAGATCCCAGGTCTCCTTCAGCCAGAGAGGGTATGTCTTCAGAAGGTATGTTAAATGCCTGTGGCtaacccatgtcagctgacttgagcttgccGGGCTTAGGccgcagggctgtaaaattgtggtgcaGATATTTGGGTTCAGGTGGGAGCTCTGGGATCCTTCCCCTACTTGTGGTCCCAGAGCTCAAgccccagcccaaacccaaatatttacactgcaattttacagccccacggcccaagccctgtgagccagagtcagcagacacgggccagctgcgggtgtttaattgcagcatagacatactcaGAGTCTCCCTTCTCTCTTAGCCATACAGTGCACGAGCCAGTGCCGCCAAGAGCTGAGTTCTCGGCTGACTCGCCTGCACTCTGCCCCACAGGAACAGGCTCCTTATGTGCCCTCTCACAACACCATCTGGCCTGACTGCCCCTCCATCTggatggaggagcagccaggcaaAATTTGAGTAGCAATTGGACTCTGTGCACCCAGTTGCAATGCcattcactgaaatttggcccagccatcaCTCAGTCTATCCTTCTTCTGGCCGGGTCAAATTTCAGCAGCATTGGAACCATGTAGCCAAACCAATGTTCCAGGCTACTCTGGCAGTAGCCAGACTGATTTAGCATGAGACCAGTGCTTAAAAGTGCTCAGGaaagcccccccccgccccagctccgtGGCCTATGGAACTTTGACCAAGTGCAAAAACCTTAGGAGGAGGcatttgccccctcccacagtGTCCCCAATTGGCACCAGAGATCTGGAGATTTTCCTGTTCGTGAGGTTAAGGTAGTGAAGTGTTTTGTGTTGTCTGAAAATATAAAGAAGTATCTGGCTGTGATTCAGAGACATTCATAATCTTCCTCCTGTAAACCTTCAGTGCAAGTCAGGTTGGGCAGAGACAaagtgcaatgtcacagtggaGGGTCCAAATTCAAGTTTTAGCAGCTGCCAATGGACCATATTCTACTGTCTATTCACATTGTGTAGCCTCTGACTCCATTTGATTTTAAGGGGACTAACTCACAGAATGAAGTGCTGCTCAATGCTAAGTTCTGAAGCCAtcttttaaattgtttataaCCTTATTATTCAACCAATCTTTATCAAGCGTGGTCACTGACTATGCCTTAGTTATGGACCACCTGCATGCCAAGTTTCAAAGTTCAACCTGTGTGTGAATTCAGCAGGAAGCGTACAGGGCATTCTAAATTTGAAAGCAAGGAAGTTTTCCCCTTCACAAAGAGTCAAACAGTTTAATAGATTTTGCTCAAACTTCCCAAACAGTTCATCTATGGACAGAACTCACaagtgaaaaaaatctcagccaCTAAAGtaatttgaagtttttgttgtatGTTTCTAAGCTAGTTTATACCCTCTTGTTTTCCAAATTTCATAAGTGAAACTATTTAGCCATCTCATTTTTGCCAGGCATTACCACTTGACCACTACATAAAATTAGCAGTTTTCAGGTTGAAGCACAGCATTTACCAGAAAAACTAAGATGCACATTTTATCCCATTGGGTTTAATAGAAATGGTTCTAAGAAAACATACCTATCTCTAAATTATTTCCAAGTTTGCTCATCATAGGTGCCTCACATATTTGTATGTTTATTACAGTTTTATATTTAAAGCTGTTGTAAGATTTATGTTTCTCTTATTATTGTACATTTGttaagtttgtatttttaaaatctttttgtggCATCTTCAGTCTGAACtgctcttttttctttaattgctCTTTTCAGGGATCAGGCATGCCCTCACTGAAACTGGAAATATCctaaggaaaacaaaatgtttcctaaaAAACAAGAAGTTCAGTGCAGTAACCTTTTATAGAGAAGCTACATAACATATCAAATGACAGGTCAGTTGAACAGTGGTATAGTTACCAGCTCTCTCAGATTCTACGATAGTCGGAAAAAATCCTAATCAGATATTGCATGAACTTGAGGACCCAAAGAGAAGTATGTTATATAGGCTCCATGAGAAAATGAAAACTGCTCATCTGTTTTCCAAGTGAAACATTTTAGGTGATTGCTCTAACCTGGGGCACAGTACATTCTCTCCATGGCATCATTGTCACAGGAATCTTCGACCTCACTCCACCTGCTAAAATACGTTAGCTGAATGTGTCCTAAAAACAAAACGACAggagaaatcaaaacatttttcccttccattttctACAGAAGTGAACTGTAATTACTCCTTTTGTAGCTAAAAACAGTATCATTAAGAATAATGGCATCATTAAGTACTAGAAGCTATTACTGGGGGTGAATTTGCTGCACTGATAATGAAGCTCTAGACAGGAAATGAAGATACTAATTACAAGATAAAACGCCTACCCAGTTAATTGGAAGCAACAGCGaataaaaagaaatgcatttgCAAAAGTTCCTGACCTCTATCATTCAATAAGATGTTGTTTGGGTTCAAATCGCGGCACACAATTCCTTCTCTATGTAAAGCATCAAGGGCTACAACCATTTCAGCTGCCCATCTTTGAATGCAACCCTCTGGGACGTAAAATCTGGATGTTAGTGCTAGTCTTTTGTCGAGGTCCTGAAAAATTTGATgcatctctttctctccttctaaTACTATTTCACTCTTGCCCTCCACTGCTGACTCTTTGCTTTCAGCTTTTGGTAAGACAGCAGGGTTTGTTTTCTCTTTAGCAAAGTCTTCCGTTTGATCAGAAAATAGCAACACTGCTTGATTTCTTACAATGCCTCCATCTAAACTATAGTCTTTAGCACCTGAAAATGGGTtagaaataaataagaaattttcTTCTGTGCTTGTTGCATTTAATGATGAGGAAGAAATTGCTCCGAGTCCTTGAAAATGAGCCACATCTTCTGAACTAGCCAGGTCAATGTCAGATGTAAATAGCGTCCTGACAATTTCCTGAGTGACATCATATTGTCCTTCTGATTCCTTGTTAGAAGGATGGCCCAATTCTGGCACCACATGATTTAACTTTTGATCAAGTGCTTTGCATTGCTCTGTACTATTATTTAATTGTAAGACATCAGGGGTTTCTAACAGTTTGCTTTCCAAGATGTTTACATCAGTCTTTGTAAACTTTTTTGGCCTAACCACCGGCGCTTCTTCCAGTTTCTCAGATACACCAGGTAAATTTATCAGAAGATCGGGCCTTCCTTCATCAGCACTACTTACATCATCAAAAGCAGCATCCTTAAAAGAAATTACCGGCACAGAGTCATTGGAACCCCGGCTTATTGTGTCCTGGGCTCTAAAGCCCACCTTTCTTTCCATTGTTTCAAGGCTCCTGTCATGATTGGGTGtagaaaaaaatggctttaaagATTCTGATTTTAAGCTATACAATTTATCTCCAAAATCAAGCCCCAGAAGTTCACTGGTGCTGTCTTTACTGTCTATTCTGAAGAATTCCATAGAGCTGTGCTTGGATTTACTTAAGTCTGATATCGTAGTAGGACTAAGTACTTCTGGGTCAGCATCGTCAGTGAAAAACTTTAGCTCCCGAGAGGTGATCTGAGAACTGAGGCTATCATTGCCAACTAAAGTATGAGCCTGTAAGCATCCTAACTCTTTGGTTTTAAGATCTTCTCCCTCTGGTTTTGGCACAGGTTCTTCATTTAAAGAGCCAGGATCAATTTTTTCTTGCCCATATTCATTGCATAATGTTAAATAACTAGTAGTGCATTCTTCTTCTGAACTTGACCCAGAATCTGTCCATTTGGGAGAACCTTCTTGGCCATCTTCCTGGTTACTACTCTCATCTTGAGAACTTGGTGTAAGACTGCTCTTCAGAGGTATAACTTTCAGCATATTCCCCCCATTGCTTCCTCTGGAGTCAACACTACTGCTGATTTCTGTAGGGCTAGGGGTTGGCAGCTGCAGGTGAATTTTAGTAGAACTTTTGAGTTCATGGATTTCAAAGCTTTCTTCAGGGCTTCTGTTTAAGAATTTACTGATGTAAGACCACAGTCTACCTCCTacgaaggaagaaaaagaaaaatcacaatttAACTCAGAACTAAAGAACTGTTTCATTATGAGATATAAAATACACAAGTCATCAGGGCAAATTACTTCCTTATGCCAATTAGAGGAGGTTAGAACTGCTATTTCAATAGAGAATAGCTAGAGGGACCCTGTCAACTTAACTCATAgttcaaacaaatttattaatacattCATGTTAGTAGCAGCATCTTAGATATTAAAATAGAAAGAATGTTTAAAATCCTACAGAATGGTCTCTAACCAAGTTGTTCCAGGATTACAACTGCTCCCCCATTTCAGGACATATCAAGAATCAGAGAAAATAAGGTTCCCTGCAACCATTCTGCATTTCCTGAGATGCTTCTGAATCACAGCTCCAATCTTCTATGTGACATcaggggaaggaaaaaaggagGGATGGAATAAAGGAGGAATTATTACCAAGTTCTAGGTTTTTCCCTCTTCAATTTTGTGGGTATTAGTGCCCCTCTGCTCCCTATTAATAGGATACAGATACAGATatttcttttcttgctttttgaAGGTATCTTATTAGTCTATTAAATCAGgattgtttctccccctctcctcccaaatTAAGATTTCTTTCCTGATACCTTGCTATattatgcaattttttttgctgggggctgaggggaggatTTTAATCAATACACTTCAGTAACAGATATCAGAATCTATGGCTAAAGAGGAAGGAATAAGACAGAGCATCTGTCTCTGTCCCAACCCAAGCCCAGTTCTCTCATCTCTGAAAAGTTCAAGAAAGTTACAGCACTAAATGTAACCACTGTATTGGCTGCAGTTAAACTTTGGAAATAATAAAATTGGATGGTTACtcttcaaaatcttgaaaattctatTAATGCTTGTTATAAACAGTTACAGATCATGGGTACAAAGCAGGAGGTTGCACAAAATGAAATTAGAAGATAGTAGAACAATAGAAGATTAgcgttggaagagacctcaggaggtcatctagtccaaccccctgcttaacgCAAGACCAatcccatctaaatcatcccagccagggctttgtttaAACAATTTGTTAAAACATATAGTTTCAAATTTTCAGTTCTGAGTTCCCCACTgccaccatctctctctctctctcactttagCAGAAGCAGAGGAAAGTGGGGTTGGGGGACCACTCTCCCCTCTTTACCTGTCCCCTCACACTTTTTTCTCCACAACTGGAAAAAAAGACAGAGCAAAAGTGAAAGTGGAATTTTTATTCCACAATTCtgaatgaaaatttcaaaaatcatttattttttgttaagttttgttgaaatcatgttttttaaatgttaaaaatttgGCAAAATAATTTTGACCAGCTCGTTCACTTACATATAATGGAAATATTAAAGGTTTGCCTGTACAAATTAATAAAATTTCACTTGACAACACTCCCCTAACCCATCCATAAATATAGACCCTGGAACTTCTTACACATGAGTGGACTGTCATGGAGCTCCCATATGAGAGCAGCAGTCCACTGACACTTAAGAGGTGGCAGAATGCGGGCTTAGCTTTTATACACCATTGAGGTCGGAAGAAATCCCGTCTAAGAGATGTCGTTGGGGCATAGGAGCTGTACTATCAGGGAACCAGAGGTGGCATGGGAACCCTGGGAATCCACATGCAGCATTTTGCCCACTTGTGACTCCTCTGGCTACAGAATCCACAAGTGCCAAGCCAGTCCCCATTCTCATGACTTCCCAATTCCCCTTCGGAAATATATCAAGGAAAATCAACAGTGGGATAAGGGAACTCTCAAGGAGTTTTTTATCCCCACATCCTCCTCCCTAGGTATTTCTGCTAGTAGGGTGACCCAGGGCATTATTGTTTCTTTGTTTCACATACATTTGATCCTATCAATGTCAAAAAAGACACTCAAGTCACTATGTAACGGTTTAAAAAGAGAATAGCACATGCCGgttttaaaggtttttatttCTGATACTTTTTAACAGAGAATCCAATTCCCTTAGTTCTAGTAGGCATCTAAAGATAGTCAGTAGGTCAGCTTCCAATTATTATATTTAAGATCAATGAAAATAATCAAATTTACACTATTATTCTGACACTAGTGAAAACAATTTAATGGCCATACTGCCTACCTTTCAATAATTATTCCCAGTATAAAccttcctctttttaaaagctTAAGAGAAAAAAGTTTATGATTCAATAATTACTTGTAGTAGGAAATGATGAAAAACTGTTGCTTATTGCTTTCTGATTTACAGTTAAGTGCAACTAAATGAAAAACCATTTGATTAATGTCCAAATTCATATATATAGCTGTTTATGTATAAGTATTTCAAGAGTGGCCTCCTGGTCAAGtggaaatatgtaaataaatgctGTTCAATAATTTTGTTCAATACTGAAAAACAACAATTTTATTCCCTTATGAAAATGCCCACTCCAGGGTCAAACAAGAGCAATATTTGTTTCTGGGTATATAATTATGTTTTTATGAGCGACACACAAAtaatcccccccccaccatgtgtTGGGTAAAATCAAGAAAACCCATTAGTAAGCTATGCTAATATTGTATCAGGAATCTATAAAAACTAAAATTACAGAAGTCAGTCCATGCAAGTGGGCTTCAGTCATTTTGTCAAATATTGTCTAACATACTAAATAATGGTAAAAAGTATCACTGCAAAACTGAACTTTATTCATCTTTAATAGAATCACAGGAAACTAGCATCAATGCCACCAAATTTCctttctaatctaatctaatctaatctttcTACCACAAGGTTGCCAGTCATTCTATACATTTTATAGTATAGATACATCAACACTAATGTACTAAAACATATTTGTACCAAGGAAGATATGAAGTGTTTCCTATGTGCAATGTGGAAGAGTTAATATTGCTGCAGAAATCTTCCGAGTGACACCTACTTAAGTtaagcaagttaaggaagtatgggctggatgaatgcactataaggtgggtagaaagctggctagattgtagggctcaacgggtagtgatcaatggctccatgtctagttggcagccggtgtcaagtggagtgccccaggggtcggtcctggggcccgttttgttcaatatcttcataaatgatctggaggatggtgtggattgcactctcagcaaatttgcggatgatactaaactgggaggagtggtagatacgctggaggggagggataggatacagaaggacctagacaaattggaagattgggccaaaagaaatctaatgaggttcaataaggataagtgcagggtcctgcacttaggatggaagaatccaatgcaccgctacagactagggaccgaatggctcggcagcagttctgcggaaaaggacctaggggtgacagtggacgagaagctggatatgagtcagcagtgtgcccttgttgccaagaaggccaatggcattttgggatgtataagtaggggcatagcgagcagatcgagggacgtgatcgttcccctctattcgacactggtgaggcctcatctggagtactgtgtccagttttgggccccacactacaagaaggatgtggataaattggaaagagtacagcgaagggcaacaaaaatgattaggggtctagagcacaagacttatgaggagaggctgagggagctgggattgtttagtctgcagaagagaagaatgaggggggatttgatagctgctttcaactacctgaaagggggtttcaaagaggatggctctagactgttctcaatggtagcagatgacagaacgaggagtaatggtctcaagttgcaatgggggaggtttagattggatattaggaaaaactttttcactaagagggtggtgaaacactggaatgcgttacctagggaggtggtagaatctccttccttagaggtttttaaggtcaggcttgacaaagccctggctaggatgatttaactgggacttggtcctgctttgagcagggggttggactagatgaccttctggggtcccttccaaccctgatattctatgattctatgattctacttgaAATCTagttcgtttaaaaaaaaaaaaagttaagtaatTTGACTTTTGACATTTCTAGCAAAcgctggtctttttttttttttttaaattacataaagCCAAATTACTTCAATCAGGATAGGAGAAGttcatttttactattttttttaatgcttaccTAATACAAAAATCCACCTTTTGGATTACACAAATGGATGAGCATTCCAGAAGGAATTTAAGAAAGTTAAGTGCACCTGAAAAGTGGGATATCAGCATGCAAGTGAAAACCCAGCCATATTAGTTGCTACCAGGAACCACTACAGTATTAACTGAAATAAAGTGCATTCCAAGTAAATTTTACTTTAATCAAGTACTAGTGTCACGgcaaaaaaataatatttgacTCTTATATTGAGCTAAGAgacatttttcagctgaaacttttttctcCCAGAAAATGCAGATctggtcaaccaaaacatttcatgaattcgTGTCAATGTTGGCAAATTGTTTCACTccggaattttttttttcccctagaaatGTCAAAAGATGAATGCCCTGATTACTGGGCTACAGGTTACTTTGATGGGTCTCTTTCTCAAATTTCATCTGTTGAAAGTGTTATGCTTTGGATAAGTAGGTAAATATTTATTgatacagagggagagagaatcactctatagcccaatggttagggagGTGGGATACCCACGTTTTAGCCCTTGCTCCAATTAGTTTtcaattatttatacaaaaagtAGCACATTTCCTCCACATATCTctgtagtgaggtggtgtggtaCCCCACCACCCCGCCAAGGGAAGaacctccccagacaccaaagtGGGCAGAGCCAGTGGATCCCGTGCCCTCCCCCCAGAGGTCAAGgcgcaggacaggaagtagaaaagcccAACTCCGGAGCTCAGTTGGGTGGCAGCAGCTGGAGAGGCCAGACACCTGTGGCCTGGCTCCAGTTTGGGAGACTCCGGCAAGCCGCAGCCAACTCGAGGACTGGCTGGACCAGCCAATGTCTGACCCTGACCGATGCAcggaggagctgccaagcctacccctcACCAGCTACCCAAAGGAGCTACCCCTCGCCGGCGACCCAGAGGAACCCATGGCAGTGGAACCCTCcaaggacaccaccctgacccaggtaccctaAGAGGGGGAGTCCGGAAGTAGCTTgggggcagctgaccctagtctggctgcagcattgctagagccaatgtcagtgtgaTGCAGCCAGGATCTCCACTGACACAGAAGCGGATCTTtggccactgctagggccctgggctggaacgcagtggagtgggtgggcctgcgtccctCCTGCCACCCACCTCACAGGAGgcaatctccccctccccctggttgcTAAAGCTAGGAGCTTGGGGTTTGCTGTGAACTATTTGCTCAGTCCCTTTCAGAGGGCCTGAGCCCTGGACTGTCTGTTtgctgccccgccctgacccagggcctgggttTATACTGAACTGCTTGCAGGGCCCAGCCTGAAGGTCTGGGCCATAGACTGGGTATTCCCTAACCCAGCAGAGAGTGTAGTGAGGCATTGTAGTACTCCACTACCCTGCCGAGGGACGAGCCCTGGACGAATTCCCTTACAATCTCAAAACATCTTACACATAAGGATTATGTGCATCTGTTGTACAAATgtggaaactgaggaacaggtgaagtgacttgctcaatgaCACACCATAGGGCAGtgaaagagccaggaatagacttGGCTTTCCTAACACCCAGTCCTGTAGCTAGCTAGAatggaaacttatttttaaaagtgaacttgtatgcagaaaaatgcaaaaaatgcaTATATAGCACAGAGCATATTAGTCACTCAGACAGCATAGGCACGTTACAGACAGAAGATTAGATCTCCGCCCCCAAAGAGATGAATCATAAAAGTCAGTGTACAGAAAAGTGATAGGAAATTTGAATGCAATCAAAAGCGAAGTGGGTGGGCAGTGATGCTGAACAGGAgtcatgttagttccacaatttttagattttcttttaaacgTTTTCTGTAGGGAGGGTGTGGGTGTATGCTATTTTGAAGTAGTGACAAAGACAAGAGGCTACAAAGACTTTTGGATAAGTATCATTAGGATGAAATAAAACCTGACAGTAAATTCAGTTTCCTAGCCATGCTTTAGTTTCCGTTTACAAGAGGAATTAATGTCCTGTTGAATTTTGACTCATCCTGTCTGCAGACACATTACATTGCAAGTTCACATCCTGAAAAACTAAGCAGATGTATCGCAAAAACAATCATTTAGCTTTTGGTAAGTTGGCCCAGGAGTCTGCAATGCAGGGCTATGTATTCCGGTGCCTGCAAAACATGATTATAGCTGAAAAATTGTGGATATACTGGATTTGGGCTTTGCTAAATACAGTTAAAGACAACAATCTGGGTTCCCAAATAACCATGAccacacaggggagagagaagaggagtgtTGAGATACATCTACTCAATTCATCCTTCAAAACTTTCCCAAATTCTGTACCTTAGTGGAAAAAGGGAGAAATGGTTTCAAGATTCATAAAtccaaaggccagaagggaccattgtgataatctagtctgacctcctgtataacacaggacatagaacttcctccaaataattcattttgaactatacacctctaccccaatataacagGACtcaatataacacgaattcggatataatgcggtaaagcagcgctcggGGCGAGGGGGGGAGGCCGGGCCGCGtgctccggtggatcaaagcaagttcgatataacgcagtAAGAAATTTTGGCTCCCGAAGacagcattatatcggggtagaggtgtagtatatctttaaaaaaaaaaaaacagtcttgaTTTATGGAAATCGTAATATTCCACCCTATTGAAAATACATCTCGCCCTACTGCTCCTTTGATCACAACCCACAAAGTGTCTCATGTTTTGTGAGCGGCACTGCTGGCAGAAAAAATTAAATCCAGATCTTGTAAAGAAGAGATGCAGCCACTAGTCAACTTCATAATATATAAAatgattattaaaacaaatatacttATATATGAGCAGTGCCCAACATAACTGTGACCTCACTTCTGGGCACTACCATAACATAAGCAATAACTCCACCAATGCATCAGCATTGGTATCAGCCGTGGATGCTGTAGTGTACATAGGACACAGGAGTTTATCACCAGAATCTCTAACATGACAGTACAATAGTTAAAAACAGAGTCCTACATATATTACTGCCTTCAGCATTGCTAACCCTGGTGGTGAATAACTGTTACAAAGTTTGCTAGCATAGAAGAAGCCTGTGTGCCCACCATCTGACAAAAATTGAGAGAGAGCTGTCGTTTCAAACCAACTTTTGGACAAGGACAAAACAGCCACTACTACTTTCTCAGGACTGGCAATAAAATCTTTATGGTTAGTAATGTAATCCATTCTGACCAGCGAGTCCCTAGTTTGGCAAGACAGGCCACCAC is from Dermochelys coriacea isolate rDerCor1 chromosome 3, rDerCor1.pri.v4, whole genome shotgun sequence and encodes:
- the RPS6KC1 gene encoding ribosomal protein S6 kinase delta-1 isoform X3; its protein translation is MKLPLAFIGEGLICSWKVFKVLLVMDTRTQQTFILKGLRKSSEYSRNRKTIIPRCVPNMVCLHKYIISEESVFLVLQHAEGGRLWSYISKFLNRSPEESFEIHELKSSTKIHLQLPTPSPTEISSSVDSRGSNGGNMLKVIPLKSSLTPSSQDESSNQEDGQEGSPKWTDSGSSSEEECTTSYLTLCNEYGQEKIDPGSLNEEPVPKPEGEDLKTKELGCLQAHTLVGNDSLSSQITSRELKFFTDDADPEVLSPTTISDLSKSKHSSMEFFRIDSKDSTSELLGLDFGDKLYSLKSESLKPFFSTPNHDRSLETMERKVGFRAQDTISRGSNDSVPVISFKDAAFDDVSSADEGRPDLLINLPGVSEKLEEAPVVRPKKFTKTDVNILESKLLETPDVLQLNNSTEQCKALDQKLNHVVPELGHPSNKESEGQYDVTQEIVRTLFTSDIDLASSEDVAHFQGLGAISSSSLNATSTEENFLFISNPFSGAKDYSLDGGIVRNQAVLLFSDQTEDFAKEKTNPAVLPKAESKESAVEGKSEIVLEGEKEMHQIFQDLDKRLALTSRFYVPEGCIQRWAAEMVVALDALHREGIVCRDLNPNNILLNDRGHIQLTYFSRWSEVEDSCDNDAMERMYCAPEVGAILEETEACDWWSLGAILFELLTGKTLAECHPAGINTHASLNMPDHVSKEARSLIQQLLQFNPLERLGAGVAGVEDIKSHPFFAPVDWADLLR
- the RPS6KC1 gene encoding ribosomal protein S6 kinase delta-1 isoform X2 — translated: MASNQNSPSRAFGLSLASESLGQGAVAYDCEWSKPEGERESESRSLFTGSLRHKLGKHDYLEKAGELMKLALKKEEEEDYEAAFSFYRRGVDLLLEGVQGESSPTRREAVKKKTAEYLMRAEKISSLYQKSFSEDGSVSGPPGSLSSRPSWNLRSPAEELKAFRVLGVIDKVLLVMDTRTQQTFILKGLRKSSEYSRNRKTIIPRCVPNMVCLHKYIISEESVFLVLQHAEGGRLWSYISKFLNRSPEESFEIHELKSSTKIHLQLPTPSPTEISSSVDSRGSNGGNMLKVIPLKSSLTPSSQDESSNQEDGQEGSPKWTDSGSSSEEECTTSYLTLCNEYGQEKIDPGSLNEEPVPKPEGEDLKTKELGCLQAHTLVGNDSLSSQITSRELKFFTDDADPEVLSPTTISDLSKSKHSSMEFFRIDSKDSTSELLGLDFGDKLYSLKSESLKPFFSTPNHDRSLETMERKVGFRAQDTISRGSNDSVPVISFKDAAFDDVSSADEGRPDLLINLPGVSEKLEEAPVVRPKKFTKTDVNILESKLLETPDVLQLNNSTEQCKALDQKLNHVVPELGHPSNKESEGQYDVTQEIVRTLFTSDIDLASSEDVAHFQGLGAISSSSLNATSTEENFLFISNPFSGAKDYSLDGGIVRNQAVLLFSDQTEDFAKEKTNPAVLPKAESKESAVEGKSEIVLEGEKEMHQIFQDLDKRLALTSRFYVPEGCIQRWAAEMVVALDALHREGIVCRDLNPNNILLNDRGHIQLTYFSRWSEVEDSCDNDAMERMYCAPEVGAILEETEACDWWSLGAILFELLTGKTLAECHPAGINTHASLNMPDHVSKEARSLIQQLLQFNPLERLGAGVAGVEDIKSHPFFAPVDWADLLR
- the RPS6KC1 gene encoding ribosomal protein S6 kinase delta-1 isoform X1; translated protein: MSCPRELAGELARFYTVTEPQRHPRGYTVYKVTARIVSRRNPEEVQEIVVWKRYSDFKKLHKDLWQIHKNVYRHTELFPPFAKAIVFGRFDESVIKERRQCAEDLLQFSANIPALYKSKQFEDFFKGGEVHDGSELIGPVEPLSDSLIDSLSDCSSEVQKDLSGLDDVTFTSQSECGGFSSDSDLISLTVDVDSLAELDDGMASNQNSPSRAFGLSLASESLGQGAVAYDCEWSKPEGERESESRSLFTGSLRHKLGKHDYLEKAGELMKLALKKEEEEDYEAAFSFYRRGVDLLLEGVQGESSPTRREAVKKKTAEYLMRAEKISSLYQKSFSEDGSVSGPPGSLSSRPSWNLRSPAEELKAFRVLGVIDKVLLVMDTRTQQTFILKGLRKSSEYSRNRKTIIPRCVPNMVCLHKYIISEESVFLVLQHAEGGRLWSYISKFLNRSPEESFEIHELKSSTKIHLQLPTPSPTEISSSVDSRGSNGGNMLKVIPLKSSLTPSSQDESSNQEDGQEGSPKWTDSGSSSEEECTTSYLTLCNEYGQEKIDPGSLNEEPVPKPEGEDLKTKELGCLQAHTLVGNDSLSSQITSRELKFFTDDADPEVLSPTTISDLSKSKHSSMEFFRIDSKDSTSELLGLDFGDKLYSLKSESLKPFFSTPNHDRSLETMERKVGFRAQDTISRGSNDSVPVISFKDAAFDDVSSADEGRPDLLINLPGVSEKLEEAPVVRPKKFTKTDVNILESKLLETPDVLQLNNSTEQCKALDQKLNHVVPELGHPSNKESEGQYDVTQEIVRTLFTSDIDLASSEDVAHFQGLGAISSSSLNATSTEENFLFISNPFSGAKDYSLDGGIVRNQAVLLFSDQTEDFAKEKTNPAVLPKAESKESAVEGKSEIVLEGEKEMHQIFQDLDKRLALTSRFYVPEGCIQRWAAEMVVALDALHREGIVCRDLNPNNILLNDRGHIQLTYFSRWSEVEDSCDNDAMERMYCAPEVGAILEETEACDWWSLGAILFELLTGKTLAECHPAGINTHASLNMPDHVSKEARSLIQQLLQFNPLERLGAGVAGVEDIKSHPFFAPVDWADLLR